GTGGCGCGTCCTTTCGGTCGTCGCCCGTGCGGAATTCCGCAACGAGGAGGCGCCCAACCAGGCCGCCCTCGCCGAGCAGATGGACCTCGAGCCGATCACCCTTTCCCGCCTCATCGACCGCATGGAAGCCGCCAAACTGATCGAGCGGCGCCCCGACCCGGCCGACCGCCGCGCCCACCGCATTCACCTGCAGGAAGGCGCCCGTCCGCTGGTCGCCAAGTTCCGCGAGGTGGCGTCGAGCTGCCTCGACGGCGCGCTCGCCGGCGTCAGCGAGGCCGAGATCGACAAGATGACCGAGGTCCTCACCCGCGTCCGCAACAACCTCACCGGCAAGGCCGAGACCGTCGTGCCCTTTGCCGATCCCAAACCGGCGTCGAAGCCGAAGGCTTCCGCCAAATCCCGTTCAACGATCAAGCAAGGAATTGCATCATGAGTGCCGATGGTGGTGACAAGCGACCGGCCGAGGGGCGTCCCGCAGTGCCCCCGCCTCCGGTGATGAAGGCCGAACCGCCGGTTCCGCCGAAGCCGGAAGAGCCGCCGAAGAAGAATAACCGCACGCGCTACATCCTGATGGCGTCGGTGCCGGTGCTGCTCGTGCTGATCGGCGGGTATTTCTACCTGACCGGCGGCCGCTACGCCTCGACCGACAACGCCTACGTCCAGCAGGACCGCGTCACGGTCACCGCGCAGGTGTCGGGCCGCATCGTCGCCGCGCCGGTGCACGAGAACGACAGCGTCGCTGCCGGCGATGTCCTCTTCCAGATCGACCAGGCGCCGTACAAGATCGCGCTCGCCTCGGCGGAAGCCGGCCTCGCCTCGGCGCGCCTGCAGGTCGAGGAGCTCCGCGCCGCCGAGAGCGCCGCGCTCGCCGCCGTCCAGGCCGCGACCGACGACGTCGCCTTCAACCAGAAGAGCTTCGACCGCGTCCAGGGGCTGCTCGCCAAGGGCGTCTCCTCACAGGCCGATTTCGACCAGTCGGAGCAGAACCTGCACAATGCCCAGCAGGCGCTCGCCCAGGCCAAGGAGCACGAGGAATCCTCGCTCTCCGCGCTTGGCGGCGATGCTTCGATCAAGACCGACGACCACCCGATGGTGCTGGCCGCGACGGCCCGCCGCGATCAGGCGGCGCTCGATCTCGCCAACACGACCGTGACGGCCCCCGCCGCCGGCGTCGTGGCGCAGGCCGATCGCCTGCTCGTCGGCCAGCAGATCACCCCGGCGATCGCCGTGATGAGCCTGGTCGAGACCGGCTCGTCGTGGGTCGAGGCCAACTTCAAGGAGACCGACCTCACCAAGATGGTCCCCGGCCAGAAGGCCACGATCAGCATCGACGCCTACCCCGGCCACGAGTTCGAGGCGACGGTTGCCTCGATCGGCGCCGGCACCGGCTCGGAATTTTCGCTGCTCCCGGCACAAAATGCGACCGGCAACTGGGTGAAGGTTGTCCAGCGCGTACCCGTGCGCGTCTCCTTCACGGAACCGCTGACGGATCTCCCGGCGCTGCGCACCGGCCTCTCCGCCTCGGTCAGCGTCGATCTGCGGACTGCCCCGACCAAGACTGCCGCTAACTAGAACACCAAGCTCGAGATCACCGCCATGTCTGGTACCGGGGCCGACGGCCTGCCGTTTCAGGAAGTGAAGCACAAGGGGCTCATCACCATCTCGGTGATGGCCGCGATGATCATGGTCATTCTCGACATGACCATCGCCAACGTCGCATTGCCGCACATGCAGGCAAGCCTCGGCGCCGCGCAGGACACGATCACCTGGGTGCTGACGTCGTACATCGTCGCCCAGGCGATCGCGACGCCGATCACCGGCTGGCTCTCCGACAACATCGGCCGCAAGAAGCTGTTCGCGATCTGCGTCGCCGGCTTCGTCGCCTCCTCGGCGCTCTGCGGCACCGCCATCGGCCTGGAAGAGATGGTGCTGTTCCGCGTCATGCAGGGCGCCTTCGGCGCCGCGCTGGCGCCGCTGTCGCAGTCCGTCATCATGGACATCAACCCGCGCGAGAAGCAGGGCCAGGCGATGGCCCTGTGGGGCACCGGCATCATGATCGCGCCGATCATCGGGCCGACCATCGGCGCCTACCTCACCGACAATTTCAACTGGCGCTGGGTGTTCTACATCAACGTGCCGGTCGGCATCGCCGCGCTGGCGGGCGTCCTGCTGTTCATGCCCGACACCGTGCGCCGCATCCGCAAGTTCGACTTCACCGGCTTCGCGTTCCTGTCGGTCGCGGTCGGCGCGCTGCAGCTCATGCTCGACCGCGGCGCCGAGCTCGATTGGTTCAACTCGCCGGAGGTGCTGGTCGAAATGGCGATCAGCATCGGCGCGGCGTGGATGTTCCTCATCCACACGATCACGCATGCCGAGCCGTTCCTCGACAAGCGGCTGTTCACCGACCGCAA
The sequence above is drawn from the Bauldia sp. genome and encodes:
- a CDS encoding MarR family transcriptional regulator is translated as MGLLIHDVARLLRNRIDQRAQAVGLTSAQWRVLSVVARAEFRNEEAPNQAALAEQMDLEPITLSRLIDRMEAAKLIERRPDPADRRAHRIHLQEGARPLVAKFREVASSCLDGALAGVSEAEIDKMTEVLTRVRNNLTGKAETVVPFADPKPASKPKASAKSRSTIKQGIAS
- a CDS encoding HlyD family secretion protein, which produces MPPPPVMKAEPPVPPKPEEPPKKNNRTRYILMASVPVLLVLIGGYFYLTGGRYASTDNAYVQQDRVTVTAQVSGRIVAAPVHENDSVAAGDVLFQIDQAPYKIALASAEAGLASARLQVEELRAAESAALAAVQAATDDVAFNQKSFDRVQGLLAKGVSSQADFDQSEQNLHNAQQALAQAKEHEESSLSALGGDASIKTDDHPMVLAATARRDQAALDLANTTVTAPAAGVVAQADRLLVGQQITPAIAVMSLVETGSSWVEANFKETDLTKMVPGQKATISIDAYPGHEFEATVASIGAGTGSEFSLLPAQNATGNWVKVVQRVPVRVSFTEPLTDLPALRTGLSASVSVDLRTAPTKTAAN
- a CDS encoding DHA2 family efflux MFS transporter permease subunit, translated to MSGTGADGLPFQEVKHKGLITISVMAAMIMVILDMTIANVALPHMQASLGAAQDTITWVLTSYIVAQAIATPITGWLSDNIGRKKLFAICVAGFVASSALCGTAIGLEEMVLFRVMQGAFGAALAPLSQSVIMDINPREKQGQAMALWGTGIMIAPIIGPTIGAYLTDNFNWRWVFYINVPVGIAALAGVLLFMPDTVRRIRKFDFTGFAFLSVAVGALQLMLDRGAELDWFNSPEVLVEMAISIGAAWMFLIHTITHAEPFLDKRLFTDRNFSASLVLIFVVGIVLLATMALLPPMLQNLFGYPIITVGLVLAPRGLGTMASMMVVGRLVGKIDPRLLVLFGLSLTSISLYQMTFFTIGMGNGPLIWSGVIQGFGLGFVFIPLSTVAFQTLDFRLRTEASGLFNLVRNIGSAIGISIMAALLISNMQTNHADLASWINPFNPNLFALGIDPGVLATQAGAQTAAQLDGLITQQSLMIAYIDDFKLMFLITLASVPLLLLLRYKKPQLNAAGHMAAPQPAVVMAD